In the genome of Chelmon rostratus isolate fCheRos1 chromosome 12, fCheRos1.pri, whole genome shotgun sequence, the window CTTACACATGTCTTAGGTACAGATATAATCTCAGAGAACCCAAAcaccagaaacaaaacattagaAGATGCGAAAAGACCAGCTCTAATGGTGTCATAATATAGCAAGAAATTAAAGAGCGGAACCGAAACATTTATGAATACTCGTAATTCCATTTTGTTCTAATGCAAAACCAAAAGGAAGTCCATCCaagtgattttttaaaattgtttccTTATACTTGTTTAGTTTTGGCAAAGTAACTAACCCCCCagcttctccttcctcccctgtCAGACTCTCCCCAACCCCTGTGTCCCAAACTCAGTCCCAGTTGGTAGATTCCCCCCGTCAATTATCGCCGGAGCAGCAAAACGAGAAGTGAAAGCAGGTAAATGGCGACGCAGGGGAGGTTCTGGTTGGCCGAGGCCAAGACCTTCTTGTTCTCCGGCGGGTAGGCGTAGAGTATGGGTCGGTCGGTGACGGGGACCACCAGGCGCGGGCCCCGGGAGCACGAGTCGTCGGCGCACATGCCGCTTCCTGAGCCGCTGACATCATCACCTGTGGACAGAGGGTCGGGACGTGAGCTCAAAGGAACGACATACATAAAATTTACAAATGGCGTTGCCTGCGTATTCTTATAATCAACATATTCATAGCGCTGCCACAAACTCATACATATTAAACATactgtgcacatactgtatttgtacAAATTAAGATGAAAGTGTGCTTCCTCCTCAGATGAGTTGTTTATTTCCATTCATCTGGGATTTAAAAGCTTTTAACGATCAGCGAGTCATCTGAGAGGAAGTTTCTTTGTGGATGTGCTTGAGAAACTTGTGAGCGGGGATGCTCAAAGTACTCACTGGTGTCCTGAAAGTCCACGTCCTGGCCGTTGAGAGCGTTCTTCAGGCGGTGCGTCATGATCTTCAGCTGCATTATCTCCTGGCGTGTTGTTATCTCTGGCTTGGTGATGTCAATTTCCACTTCAGGGttgttgatctgattggctaGGCCATCACCCATGACCTCTGGAAGGTACCTGCCACACATGAAATCTTGTTTGACATGCAATATATATGCATAGTctatatatgcacatttttcagcatttcgTCACAGTTAATCTTTAATTGATTTCCTTCATTCCCCTGGATTCTGCCAACCGCTggtaaaacaagaagaaaaccaGAATGGGACCACAAACAGTCATCGTCACAACACTTCCATATCCAACGTATATGCACATATTGTAAGAATTGCCTCAGTCATCCAGTCAGAGGACTGCAGGGATTGGTTTGGCTGATTAATTAAAAGATCTGTAAGATACAGAATGACTCAATATAATGATACCAATAAATCTTGAGCAACATTCATGTGAActcttttaaatgcttttttctgaCTTGGTGACTGATATGATTCGAGTTCAAGTTTAAGGTGATCAGCCAAACCAACCTCTGTAGTCCTCTGATTGGATGACTTAAGCAactcatatacagtatatacattttatggAAGAGTCGTGATGCTGCCCATATACCTACCCGATGAGGGTTGGAGAGGCTTTGCAATCAAATACTgttaatatttcagtatttcagtgtgtcagtgtatgAGACAAGCTAACATGTTGTGTAACAGCAGCATAACCTAAGAGGAGTCAGAAAGTCAGCAAACTGATTCAATAATGTTCACAGCAATATCTATGTGAAgtctgctaacattagccaccataagctactggtcataccagaccaaatAAGACTGATTGAAGTGAGCACGGATGCGTTTCACTGCTCCTGAATTCAAGTTTTCACTTGTAAGTACAATatgataaatgtttttcattcaaaacGTATTCAGTCTAGGTTTAATATGGAGAGTCATACAATATCATGCATCCATCATGGAAAGCCAGTATTTGGTGGCTGGGACTGCTTGTCCATTTTCTGAGACATCCAGGTTATAAATTCTAGAAGCAACCCACAGTTCCTCTTATATTCACTTCACAAGATACATtgtacatttttgtattttaatattttactttgaaatacaTTTCTTTGCAGGTTTCTGTGCCCTACCTGGCACGGTTCATGCCGTTCCAACACTTATCCTCGGCTCCTGTTCCAGTGGCCACTCTGTCACTGCACAGAAGGCCGGGGAGAGAAACCCAGTACGGCTGCAAATCCCTCAGTCTCATGGTTACGTCAGACACCTGCGGCAGAGTTGACGAGAGCACATTCATGAGCTTCTGCACTTTGTCCAAAATCCCAGCATGATGGGAGAGTAACAGGAGAGTAAGAATCTTCCTCAATAACCAACTGCAGTGCTCAGTCATCTGACTCATTCATCCGGCCAAGCATTCACTCCCATCTAATCACCCCATAGCCTTGTGTGTAAAGGTGAAATGAACAGCAAAAGGGGTTTAATAACCCATGATGAGCAATGACTCCTGCATCGTAAACCATCGGCTTGAAAGGGCCAGATTAGGCCATCAGAGAGCAATAACAAGGGCACAGATTCAGTCGGTTAAATACTAACCAGTTTGTCCATTCTGCTGGAGCTGGATCCCAGCTTGTCCTCCACCATAACCTTCCCTCTCTTCATGGACTCGTCGACTCCTGTGCTGCTggttcctccctctctgaggtTGCCACATGCCTGGAACAACTGGGGGCAGGAGAAAgtgaagcaaacacagacaggaatgtGGAGAGAAGATGCATGAGAGGGGGTTAACGGAAGGGTGAAATGAGGAAATTGACTCAGTTCTGTTCAGACAAAAGCTTAAATTTTACACAGCTTTCCAAACACTGCAGAGCCCAAAACAGGTCTTTATCATCCAATTAACCTTCATCTGCGGCTGGTGGCGAAGGCTTCAGACCTGTTCTATGAAGCTAATTTACCTATCATATATAGTTCATACTCAGGATCTTTATCAGCACTGGTATTAACAAGACTGAAGTCACACTTGAACTAGCTCTCTGaacagaaacctgcagccatACTGCACCAGCaaagcatttagcatttattgGAGCaattcatctgcaaacaaaaaagCATGAGCATATTAGTACACAGAAATCTCCACCTTTGAAAACCAACAGCGAACAAGCGGTGCTGCTTATTTGCATGACCCCAAGAGTCAATCACAGCATCGCTCCAGCAGAATGGTTCACAGCTCAGAAAGTACCACTCGTCCCTGTGGGGTTTACATTTTATTAGAGGAGCCCGGGGAATACAGTGAGACCGCGGTCAATCTGTCATCCAATCTGTCCTGCTTAGAGGAGCCACAAGCCTTTGAACCTTCACACATAACTTTAAAATAATCCTGTCTTAAGCTTCAAGTCGTGTCTGTCAGCATAacttgttgtgttgtgtggttCACAGTAGATTGAATAATGGACATACAAAGTGCGGTGTTGACTCTGTTGTCTGAGTAGTGGCAGATCCCTCAAGCATATTTACTTATGCATACTGCAATCATTTTTACCCATATTTGGTGAGTTCTTATGGGAAAAAGTACATAATGCGACATATGGCTTTTGATGTCAACAGATTATGTAAATAGGAGATAATCTGTCCTACACAGTGTTTACCATAATACTTGAACATAGTCACGAACTGACTTCTGTGGGATCAACACAGCTATTTCCCCCAGAGATGAAGATCAGAGGCTGAAGCTGTGTGTGATTACCATACTGAACCAGGTCAGAGGCAGTCTGCCAGGCTATGGCTCACCTCAAGCCAGCCAGGCTCTTTAacagcaaaagcagcacagaggaagctTTGTCTTTCCTCTCACCATCTACACTGTTTTCCACCTTCACCAAACAACTCAGTGAGGTTTCCACTGCTGCCAGAGCCTTTTAAGGATCATATAAAACTGTTGCTCAAACACCATTAAACTGTGAAGTAAACGCTTGGCCCACAGGCTCTGTCATGACTCACATCCTTTTATTTTCAACCAGGTACGTGGAGCGTTGCAACAGCACTAATATAGTGGCAGGATAGGTGTTAATtgtacaaacaaatgaatgtggGGGAAATGGGGCAGCGGAGTGAGAAAGGACGCAGTGTCTGAGCTGACGGATCCAGGGTGTGTGCATTAGCTTGCACAGTGGCATTTCCAGAGACAGTAAGGATTATTTATTTCCTTACTATTTCTTCTGCCTTACCAGGTGATATGAATATTTGAAAACCCCTGAAACTTGGTTTCAAATCTTTCGCATTTctctaaaacatgaaatattcatgactaaaaAAGATAATcagctaatctgcttcatcGGGGCTGCGTGGGCGTGCTTTGagcagatttgattgacagtcgCCAGGCTGGATAAACAAACAATCCCACAACTGTCAACTCATTTCAGTTCTAACATTgctgaatcctgattggtgcacggAAGTGCATGACTTCACATGGTTTTTCCCCAACTGAGCCCCACCCACGTCAAACCACTGAagtttgttttgtgaaaaaaagaaaactgttgttgCTTATGTAGGACCACCTCATTCATAGTAAGAGACTGATCGAGGAAATAGGCTCTCAGGGCCTTTTAAAGTATAATGCCAGCAGTTTTATAGATATAAGTACGCCAGTTTGGCTTTGATTGACTTCTCttaggtagaaaaaaaaatctacatataTCTAAGTCTGAGAGGTTCAAGCAACCCTTTCTACAGTTTGCAGCAAACATCTGTTTGGCttcttaaaatatattttcaatatAACCGAACCTCTTTTTTTACATTGCATAATCAGTCTGCTTTAACTAGAGCAACATGCAGACATGGTCTCCTCCAATTACCTTATTTAAAATGGCATAAATTATGCACCTCACGCACCGGCGCATTAGTGTCCTCTCTGAAGACGCTTCTGTGACAGAACCAGAGCGTTCTCCTCCATTAGCAAATTGCCGCAGTTGTGGCACAGAGTGAACTGCTTTTATAATCAGGGGAAATAGGTGATTTGATTGGTCATGACTGAAGCAAGACCATCACACCTACTAATACTGTGTATTCCCAATGAAATAAAGGGAGTGTTGTATGTTACAGGTCTGCACATCTCCCTAGTTTGTGTCTTCATCCAAAGTAAAAATCACAAGCGAGCTTCCATGTGCAGAAATCAGAAGGCACAAAGcattaatttaatttgtcaTCAGAGCTATTCAAATACTTTTTAATATTCAGTGGCTATGGTGGTTTCACTTATGCTTAAATTTTGGTTCAGGTCATAATATCATTTCATGTCTTTGAATCCTGTGTAGTAAAAACAGTTTGTATGGTTTGgtcagctctgtgcagctgcatgCGTGTCCCAATGTGTGCTCTGACCTTGCTGTTGATGGTCTCTATATTATCCATCATGGTAAGCATGGCTTCTGATATGCGATATGGTAGAGAGAGAACCACGCTGTCCACACCAGATGGGCCATCAAAGCGATCAGCCACCTGTATCATTGTTTCTACAAAGACAGGAGGTACAGTTAGCGTGAAGAATGCGTGAAATGTTTCATATGTCGTACACTGGTAGAGCGATTCTGCTGCATTCGCCGCACAAAGTAACATCATGTGTCGGGTGAACCTTTGAGCAAACATATGGCCGAATTGGATGCACgtgtggatatgtgtgtgtgtgtgtgctccccACCTGCCAGATGCCTCCACTCGGTGTTGAGGTCAGCCTGGTTGGCCAGACAGCCCTTCATGACGTTGCTGCAGTAGTTGGCACAAGGTCTGGCGGAGGCCATGCCGCGGCAGTGGGGACAGTAAGTCATCCTCATTATGGCCCGCATGCACTCCTGGCTCAGCTGCACCTGGAGCAGggcacagacaaaaataaacacaccacctggatttaaaaaaatactgtttagTCAAGCATATATGAGCTAATAGCCTAAAGCTAAAAATGATAGCAGCAGTTGATCAGACTGCACATTTGACCACTGCATGGCGGCTACTGTACCAGAGAATTAAAGAAAAGTGTTCAGTTTTAATAAGACGCGAAGATGGAAATTTTTCAGGCCAGACAATGACAGTCACAGAACCGTGGGAGGTCGCCTCCCATGGTGACCCgttttttttagtttgcacCAGACTTTCATTCAGCATGGTCTCCTTGGAAACCACTTTGGGAGAATTCGCTTTTTGTTTCACACGCGGTGAAAAGGCCCTGACATTCATACAAGTATTCT includes:
- the gpc1b gene encoding glypican-1b; translation: MDSFIIAALALCSLTAPACGDKGASKARSCSDIRVFYSGKGFSLDVVPQSEISGEHLRICPQGYTCCTSGMEDNLAVLSRREMEGLLKDAGRSLQISLTGQYKAFDGYILELLNRSAISLQETFTQTWGSLYSQNSQVFSDLYTDLRHYYRGSNVNLEEVLNEFWARLLEKLFYQANKQYFIGEDYLECVSKQIETLRPFGDTPRMMKMMVTRTFVAARSFVQGLVVSGEVVRKVSQVQLSQECMRAIMRMTYCPHCRGMASARPCANYCSNVMKGCLANQADLNTEWRHLAETMIQVADRFDGPSGVDSVVLSLPYRISEAMLTMMDNIETINSKLFQACGNLREGGTSSTGVDESMKRGKVMVEDKLGSSSSRMDKLVSDVTMRLRDLQPYWVSLPGLLCSDRVATGTGAEDKCWNGMNRARYLPEVMGDGLANQINNPEVEIDITKPEITTRQEIMQLKIMTHRLKNALNGQDVDFQDTSDDVSGSGSGMCADDSCSRGPRLVVPVTDRPILYAYPPENKKVLASANQNLPCVAIYLLSLLVLLLRR